From the genome of Cyprinus carpio isolate SPL01 chromosome B24, ASM1834038v1, whole genome shotgun sequence:
ACCTACCCCTTTTGCTCCAGATTTGATTATTTTGTGAATGATATTCCATTTCAGTATGGAGTTTTTCTTTGGGTACTTCGTCTCGAGCCTTTTTCCATGTGCTCGGAGCACGCGCTCCGCGGCACGCGCTGCGTACAGTCACATACAGTCCATGACGTCACATTGCCCTAATACAGCAGCGTCGTGGGGGAAAAAATCACAGCTTTGTTTAGTCGGCATGGAAATAGATTCGTGCAAAAGCTAATAACTGTATTTAATAGACCTGGGCAGCATTGAGCATTTGGAGAAGAGATAAAACATGCAAAGAGTTTATGTGACAAACTTGATCCTTAATGTAGGAATTGTCATCTGAATTGGGTAATAATATCGTAATTAGACATAATGTAGATTCAGACAATAGATAATAATCAGGTATAGTGGTTATATGAGTTTATATTAACATGGGACTAAGAATTTGCTATTAAACACTGGTGAGGTCTACACATAAGATGTGTCCATACAGAGTGTGAATTATGGGTCGGGGTGGgggcgtctgtctgtctgtctgtctgtctgcctgcctgcctatctatctatctatctatctatctatctatctatctatctatctatctatctatctatctatctgtctgtctgtctgtctgtctgtctgtctgtctgcctatcatctgtctgtctgtctaactattaaaatatgtttatatatcttGAATGCATTCCTATTTTCATAATGTGAATAGGCATTATAAAACTCTTAATGCcagcatatatacatataaatatatatatatatatatatatatatatatatatatatatatatatatatatatatatatatatatacatatgtgtgtgtgtgtgtggaatgcaGTTTCTGTTCCTGAAGGTCTACAAAATGTGTATGATAACTAACTAGCACTAAACTAATATACTAAACTAGGTTCACATTGCTCATGGAGCATCTGTTGTGGATGTGGAAAAGCTCTGCTAATGCAGGCTGAGCTGCGTTTACCAAGCTGTAAAACCACTCAGAAATCAGTGCATCATCACTGCAGGACAGTGTGTGAATTATAGATTTTAAAAGAATGgcttttagattttaaaaggtgttttaaaaatacattttaagggtGCAATATGTTAAAGttattaaaagtgtaaaaagttataaaaaaaaaaaatgttaaagttccTCTATATCTATTGACGACTGTGGAATGTGAGTCATCACCTCGAAAATCTTAATGTGTCAACTATGGTAAATCACCTGAAAGTTGATTCTCTTGCTGTCAAAATCCCCTTCGTTGGGTTTCCTGGCAGCAGTCCTCACAATAGCTTTGCAATGCCTTTCATTTTTTGGGTGCTGTTGCTTATTTGAATGCCAAATATGAAGGAGCCCTACTTTCATCTAGATGGGTGTGGATGCAATTGAGTAGTTTTGCCTTTTGTAAGCTTTTCTATGCTGACTTCATGAAAGAAAGTGCAATAACACCATTTTAAACAGGTGAAACCTTAAACTGACCTTTCTGACTGGGGAAATCCCTAAAATATAATCTATTTGTATGAGGAGTTCAGTGCAAAGAGACCAAGAGAGACCAGAGTCAAGTTCAGAAAGAAATTCATTTATGATtatgtaaaaacatgaaaaaaaaaaaaaaaaaacatagtgaaACATAATATGGTTTATGAGAACACGTAGCTGATACAGATCCAAAAATACCTTTCTTAggaaatattaattcattatatacAAAAACGTACAAAGAAATTTTTACTTTAGGGTTGTGCAGACccattttttctcatttcattaataaaaataaatgacttaaatacaaattattttaaccaCCTTAAATTTTAAACTGTCGCAGTTTTAAACATGAAAAGAACTGACAatattcaaaaggaaaaaaatgcattggaCATGCAACATGAACTATACACAGCAACAGTTTAACTTGCATAAAAAAGCAGGGGGAGGGGGTTCTTAAAAAGTCTTTTCACTTTGACTCTTGTGACACAGGTCCATTAATGTGAACTCCGCAGCTGCTGCAGCCTGTGTTTTAACTGTTCGCTCTTTCGCCTCAGCTGTTCTTTGATGGACAGCAACCTTTGCTCATCCAACTGCATGCTGTGGATGCACTCTGTCGCCTTCTTTAGTATTACAACTTTAGCAGCTTTCTCGTTATTTGCAACCTCAGGGATCTCATCCCGTAGTGCGAAAAAGCTGAGTTTGAGTTCATTTCTACGTTGGCGCTCCAGCACATTGTGAGTCCTGCGTTTGTCATTGTCCTCTGAATCCGATGTCCGGGGACTCGTGCACTTGCGTTGCTTCCCTTgcctgttgctgctgctgttgttgctgctgctgctctcgAGTCGTAGCCTCTTGACAGCCGGCTGGTCATGCCGCGTGGAGGGGTGGGCGGCGTAGTTGTGCTGGTGGGTGGAGACATGACAGCGCTTCAACACCAGGGGACTGGGGTACTTTGAATCGGACACCTCTGCCTCGTTCCTTTTCTGACGCTTTTCCACGGTCACCACATCaatttcttcctcttcttcttcctcttcttcttcttcctcctcctcctcctcctcctcctcttcttcttcttcgtcttctgcaattaaattacaaaaagaaaattaataacaaacaaaacatcaattcATTTAGAAACCTCATATTACAGCGCAATGGGAATTGAATGGAATTTGGCAATTGGCTTTCCACAAAGGGTGAGGTGGGGGGAATCTCTGCATTCCAGCCCCAGCCCACTTTACTCATCAGCTGATATTTGAACATTGCAGTCTTTTCTACAGATCTGACTTGGGTATAGCAAAGGGGAGGTGGAGGGATCTTATGCAACTACCACTTACACCGATCACTATATCAAGGGTATGAGGATAAAGTCCCGTGACCGGCACACCACCTCACCAGTGACATGTAAAGATCACTTAAAAAATGCAAGCTATTGCACATGCAGTAACCAGCTACATCAAGATTCTGCATGtcagaaatgacaaaaataatgcatAACATACCAGAATCACTGCCACTGCTGCTGGAGCTGTTAGGTGGAGTGTCCAGGACAAGCATTGGTTCTGATGGAGCAACCTTGCTGGATTTGCTGGACTCTGTGAGGGGATATGGAAAGACCACGGAGGGGTCAATGCATTCTGATGCAGAGGTGCTCAGATCCTGCAAATAACTTGCATTGAGTCGATTTGAGCTGCTGTCAGAGATCAGTTCCTTCCTAGCAGCGTGCAGGGACGCTAGTCTCTCAGAAACCACTTTCTCCAACTTGGCAGCAGCGGAAAAGCCGCTCCACATGCAGTCCTGAATTATGATGGACTTGATGAAGGACTGGGAGTAGTCCGCATCGCAGATGAAGCTCTGGTTGACCACGTCGTCTCCCAGGAACTCGCTGACCATCTCCAGCTGTTCGGCGGTGGAGAGCGACTGTCTCCGGCTGGGAGAGAGGGGCGGTGTGGGCAGCAGCTCGAATTTCTTCCAAATGTCCTCGCTGGGAGCTGGAGGTTGAGTCTGTCCTTGCTGATGGTGATAGAAATCCTCATCGTCGTTGTCGAAGTAGAAATAGGGCTGGATGGAGTCATAGTCGTAATCGTAGTTTTTATACGCCAAACTCGAACTCACCGGCATTTTGACActtgtgaaaaaaatacaaattggaATTACTACATTGCATATGCAACGTCTAACTACATATCACAACAAAACGCTTTACCTAATGCACATATTTAAACTATGCATCGCATGCATGGGGGTGGGAAAACTAGCTAAATAATAGAACTCAGTGACAGCATGTGTGAACACGGAACGATTAAACCCAAAAGCGGGGTTactatcaaaacatttaaaagcagcCTTGCTTTTAGTGTATTCTTTGAGCGTGCAACATTCAATctccttttaaaaatataaatacatttgcacTCATAACACGCAAGTTGCACTTTAAGTCTAAAAGATGCATGCAACATCAAATGTCTGATCCTTACCGTGTAAGTTATTTAACAAATGCAGTTTCAGAATGATTTCTCTCGAGACGCGATGCAgtgaaaagagaacaaaaaatcaGGAGCAAAAAGTAAGATCCAACAGTTTACTCCGGTCTCTTGCAACATAAGTGGAATCAGAGTCCTGGTCAAATGGAAAGTGATGGAAAATGTAATCAACGCTCCGCTCCTATGTACCTCTCAGATGCTGAACAGACTGATAGTCTGTGTGACAGAGGCAGGGTGAATAAATTCTGTAGCTCCCGCGAGCAGCAGCATTGACGTATGACTGCGCACCAACGTTTCCCGCCAAACGAAAACATTGTTGTTTGCGAATTAAATCCCCCTCGCTAGGCTCACAcatgagaaataaaaacacaacgaCGCCTCGGAAACCACTATTAGTCTTTATTGATGtagaagacatttttaatttatttctgaattcgATAAACGTGGGACTATTTTCTCGCGGAAGCACATATGTTGGCAGAAGTCTATGATGGGCGGGGATTTGACGTCATTGGAGTGAAGGAT
Proteins encoded in this window:
- the myca gene encoding transcriptional regulator Myc-2 isoform X2 codes for the protein MPVSSSLAYKNYDYDYDSIQPYFYFDNDDEDFYHHQQGQTQPPAPSEDIWKKFELLPTPPLSPSRRQSLSTAEQLEMVSEFLGDDVVNQSFICDADYSQSFIKSIIIQDCMWSGFSAAAKLEKVVSERLASLHAARKELISDSSSNRLNASYLQDLSTSASECIDPSVVFPYPLTESSKSSKVAPSEPMLVLDTPPNSSSSSGSDSEEEEEEEEEEEEEEEEEEEEEEIDVVTVEKRQKRNEAEVSDSKYPSPLVLKRCHVSTHQHNYAAHPSTRHDQPAVKRLRLESSSSNNSSSNRQGKQRKCTSPRTSDSEDNDKRRTHNVLERQRRNELKLSFFALRDEIPEVANNEKAAKVVILKKATECIHSMQLDEQRLLSIKEQLRRKSEQLKHRLQQLRSSH
- the myca gene encoding transcriptional regulator Myc-2 isoform X1 → MPVSSSLAYKNYDYDYDSIQPYFYFDNDDEDFYHHQQGQTQPPAPSEDIWKKFELLPTPPLSPSRRQSLSTAEQLEMVSEFLGDDVVNQSFICDADYSQSFIKSIIIQDCMWSGFSAAAKLEKVVSERLASLHAARKELISDSSSNRLNASYLQDLSTSASECIDPSVVFPYPLTESSKSSKVAPSEPMLVLDTPPNSSSSSGSDSEDEEEEEEEEEEEEEEEEEEEEEEEIDVVTVEKRQKRNEAEVSDSKYPSPLVLKRCHVSTHQHNYAAHPSTRHDQPAVKRLRLESSSSNNSSSNRQGKQRKCTSPRTSDSEDNDKRRTHNVLERQRRNELKLSFFALRDEIPEVANNEKAAKVVILKKATECIHSMQLDEQRLLSIKEQLRRKSEQLKHRLQQLRSSH